A part of Pieris napi chromosome 9, ilPieNapi1.2, whole genome shotgun sequence genomic DNA contains:
- the LOC125052670 gene encoding uncharacterized protein LOC125052670 isoform X3 → MDRQRRSSSQENHIWGNPCDYGSDSKSLKYSAKLAKEVEIQARNALNAASEYKDKFVKLHSFSTYEDLLSTWSGTDWLKGYSWLNQEVKDGLPHGNLRYTGVTDEYLDNLMNNIDSHLPSMYRGLKMVVAGLYLVSTEGLNDDIRSDAELKQNITKTMHNARAVLCLFSDVLRSRSLEVAPLLDSELPDFKNDKVLYAFLVYRDTLNYLDYLSDVFKKMYVVDSQKTD, encoded by the exons ATGGACAGACAACGTAGGTCATCCTCCCAGGAGAATCACATTTGGGGAAACCCTTGTGATTATGGCTCTGAT AGCAAATCGTTAAAATACTCAGCAAAACTAGCTAAAGAAGTAGAGATTCAAGCGAGGAACGCCCTCAATGCGGCATCGGAGTATAAAGATAAATTT GTCAAGCTTCATAGTTTCTCAACATATGAAGATTTACTCAGCACCTGGAGTGGAACCGATTGGCTCAAGGGCTACAGCTGGTTAAATCAAGAAGTTAAAGACGGTCTGCCGCACGGAAATCTTCGTTACACCGGTGTCACTGATGAATACCTGGACAATTTAATG AATAATATTGACAGTCATCTGCCGTCAATGTACAGGGGTTTGAAGATGGTAGTCGCTGGACTGTATCTTGTAAGCACTGAAGGCTTGAATGATGACATCAGGTCTGATGCTGAACTCAAACAGAACATCACGAAGACCATGCACAATGCTCGGGCTGTTCTATGCTTATTTAGT GATGTATTGAGATCTCGTAGCCTTGAAGTAGCTCCACTCCTAGACTCGGAACTTCCCGACTTCAAGAACGATAAGGTTCTCTACGCATTTCTAGTATACAGGGACACACTTAACTACTTAGACTACCTTTCTGATGTCTTCAAGAAGATGTATGTTGTAGACTCACAGAAGACTGATTGA
- the LOC125052670 gene encoding uncharacterized protein LOC125052670 isoform X2 yields MVASKKRSQSKEISGYVNVCAAVCLVLLVGGLSPQSTAAPHNRSMDRQRRSSSQENHIWGNPCDYGSDSKSLKYSAKLAKEVEIQARNALNAASEYKDKFVKLHSFSTYEDLLSTWSGTDWLKGYSWLNQEVKDGLPHGNLRYTGVTDEYLDNLMNNIDSHLPSMYRGLKMVVAGLYLVSTEGLNDDIRSDAELKQNITKTMHNARAVLCLFSDVLRSRSLEVAPLLDSELPDFKNDKVLYAFLVYRDTLNYLDYLSDVFKKMYVVDSQKTD; encoded by the exons GATACGTCAACGTCTGCGCAGCAGTTTGCCTTGTTCTTCTGGTGGGAGGGCTCTCACCGCAGTCGACAGCGGCACCCCATAATCGAAGTATGGACAGACAACGTAGGTCATCCTCCCAGGAGAATCACATTTGGGGAAACCCTTGTGATTATGGCTCTGAT AGCAAATCGTTAAAATACTCAGCAAAACTAGCTAAAGAAGTAGAGATTCAAGCGAGGAACGCCCTCAATGCGGCATCGGAGTATAAAGATAAATTT GTCAAGCTTCATAGTTTCTCAACATATGAAGATTTACTCAGCACCTGGAGTGGAACCGATTGGCTCAAGGGCTACAGCTGGTTAAATCAAGAAGTTAAAGACGGTCTGCCGCACGGAAATCTTCGTTACACCGGTGTCACTGATGAATACCTGGACAATTTAATG AATAATATTGACAGTCATCTGCCGTCAATGTACAGGGGTTTGAAGATGGTAGTCGCTGGACTGTATCTTGTAAGCACTGAAGGCTTGAATGATGACATCAGGTCTGATGCTGAACTCAAACAGAACATCACGAAGACCATGCACAATGCTCGGGCTGTTCTATGCTTATTTAGT GATGTATTGAGATCTCGTAGCCTTGAAGTAGCTCCACTCCTAGACTCGGAACTTCCCGACTTCAAGAACGATAAGGTTCTCTACGCATTTCTAGTATACAGGGACACACTTAACTACTTAGACTACCTTTCTGATGTCTTCAAGAAGATGTATGTTGTAGACTCACAGAAGACTGATTGA
- the LOC125052670 gene encoding uncharacterized protein LOC125052670 isoform X1, with translation MDYISIPHFATFRQAGTVIIRLKMDVSDSCCGSPKRLPAYLGPVHRPSSCERCSRTRSYNQYSDCDSELVDRCRTYRPRVAKSRYVNVCAAVCLVLLVGGLSPQSTAAPHNRSMDRQRRSSSQENHIWGNPCDYGSDSKSLKYSAKLAKEVEIQARNALNAASEYKDKFVKLHSFSTYEDLLSTWSGTDWLKGYSWLNQEVKDGLPHGNLRYTGVTDEYLDNLMNNIDSHLPSMYRGLKMVVAGLYLVSTEGLNDDIRSDAELKQNITKTMHNARAVLCLFSDVLRSRSLEVAPLLDSELPDFKNDKVLYAFLVYRDTLNYLDYLSDVFKKMYVVDSQKTD, from the exons ATGGATTACATTAGTATCCCGCACTTCGCGACATTTAGACAAGCCGGCACTGTGATAATTAGATTAAAGATGGATGTGTCTGACAGCTGTTGTGGCAGCCCTAAGCGGCTCCCTGCGTACCTGGGCCCTGTACATAGGCCCTCAAGTTGTGAACGATGTTCTAGGACCAGATCTTATAACCAATATAGTGACTGTGATAGTGAATTAGTGGACAGATGTCGAACCTACAGACCGCGCGTTGCCAAAAGCA GATACGTCAACGTCTGCGCAGCAGTTTGCCTTGTTCTTCTGGTGGGAGGGCTCTCACCGCAGTCGACAGCGGCACCCCATAATCGAAGTATGGACAGACAACGTAGGTCATCCTCCCAGGAGAATCACATTTGGGGAAACCCTTGTGATTATGGCTCTGAT AGCAAATCGTTAAAATACTCAGCAAAACTAGCTAAAGAAGTAGAGATTCAAGCGAGGAACGCCCTCAATGCGGCATCGGAGTATAAAGATAAATTT GTCAAGCTTCATAGTTTCTCAACATATGAAGATTTACTCAGCACCTGGAGTGGAACCGATTGGCTCAAGGGCTACAGCTGGTTAAATCAAGAAGTTAAAGACGGTCTGCCGCACGGAAATCTTCGTTACACCGGTGTCACTGATGAATACCTGGACAATTTAATG AATAATATTGACAGTCATCTGCCGTCAATGTACAGGGGTTTGAAGATGGTAGTCGCTGGACTGTATCTTGTAAGCACTGAAGGCTTGAATGATGACATCAGGTCTGATGCTGAACTCAAACAGAACATCACGAAGACCATGCACAATGCTCGGGCTGTTCTATGCTTATTTAGT GATGTATTGAGATCTCGTAGCCTTGAAGTAGCTCCACTCCTAGACTCGGAACTTCCCGACTTCAAGAACGATAAGGTTCTCTACGCATTTCTAGTATACAGGGACACACTTAACTACTTAGACTACCTTTCTGATGTCTTCAAGAAGATGTATGTTGTAGACTCACAGAAGACTGATTGA